In Exiguobacterium sibiricum 7-3, a genomic segment contains:
- a CDS encoding Na+/H+ antiporter subunit D has translation MINLPLLPLLIPLITGVILMLFPNRLRLQRTFSLISTFLTIVAAVYLVYRVRQDGILTVTLGSWPAPFGITLVSDMLSALLVLTTSLLVFFVVWYSIYYLSDLHQRFYYYIAVQFLVVGVNGAFTTGDIFNMFVFFEVFLISSYVLIVLGGKPAQLRESLKYLLINVISSALFVMTVAFLYGIIGSLSMADISQKITDINQPGILSVIAVLFLIVFGLKGAIFPLYFWLPGSYQVPPTPVLALFGALLTKVGVYGILRTYSLFFSHQQEFTHQILGWLALATIVIGVIGALATRDVKQILIYNIIVAVGVILYGVSVMTRQSLEGAVFYLIHDMLIKAALFLLIGVMIGIAGSSRLKDMGGMIKDYPLLGWTYFIAALSLAGIPPLSGFIGKLLIVRGGFEAGDLVGPFIVLISSLLVLYSVMQIFIRGFWGTPKTYSGPKRHLMKQLLAPALVLVAITVLYGVGTEAVRPFIAQAVDPLVDPSIYIQAVLKED, from the coding sequence ATGATTAATTTACCGTTACTACCGCTTTTAATTCCGCTGATTACCGGCGTCATCTTGATGCTGTTTCCGAATCGGCTCCGTCTGCAACGGACCTTTTCGCTCATTTCGACCTTTTTGACCATCGTTGCAGCAGTTTATCTCGTTTACCGTGTCCGCCAAGACGGCATTCTGACCGTCACACTCGGCAGTTGGCCGGCTCCGTTCGGTATCACTCTCGTATCGGATATGTTATCGGCCCTGCTTGTCCTGACGACCAGCTTACTTGTCTTTTTTGTCGTCTGGTATTCGATCTATTATTTGTCGGATCTGCATCAACGGTTTTATTATTACATTGCCGTCCAGTTTTTAGTCGTCGGTGTGAATGGTGCCTTCACGACAGGTGATATTTTCAACATGTTCGTCTTTTTCGAAGTCTTTTTGATTTCGTCTTACGTCCTGATCGTCCTTGGCGGAAAACCGGCTCAATTGCGGGAGTCACTGAAATATTTGCTGATTAACGTCATTTCATCCGCCTTGTTCGTCATGACCGTCGCCTTTTTATACGGGATTATCGGTTCTCTGAGCATGGCCGATATTTCACAAAAAATCACAGACATCAACCAGCCCGGTATCCTCAGTGTCATCGCGGTTCTGTTTTTGATTGTCTTTGGACTAAAGGGAGCCATCTTTCCGTTGTACTTCTGGCTTCCCGGCTCGTACCAAGTGCCTCCGACACCCGTTCTCGCGCTGTTTGGTGCATTACTGACGAAAGTCGGCGTCTACGGTATCTTACGGACATACAGCCTGTTCTTCTCGCATCAGCAAGAGTTCACGCACCAAATTCTCGGTTGGCTTGCACTGGCAACAATCGTCATCGGTGTCATCGGTGCACTGGCGACACGCGACGTGAAACAGATCTTAATCTACAACATCATCGTCGCGGTCGGTGTCATTTTATACGGTGTTTCCGTCATGACCCGTCAGTCACTTGAAGGAGCAGTATTCTACCTGATCCACGACATGTTGATCAAGGCTGCCTTGTTCTTGTTGATCGGCGTCATGATCGGTATTGCCGGATCAAGTCGCCTAAAAGACATGGGCGGAATGATCAAAGACTATCCCTTACTCGGATGGACGTATTTCATCGCTGCGTTGTCACTCGCCGGAATTCCCCCACTCAGCGGTTTCATCGGAAAACTTCTTATCGTCCGGGGCGGTTTTGAAGCCGGGGATTTAGTTGGTCCGTTCATCGTCTTGATTTCAAGCCTGCTCGTGCTCTATTCCGTGATGCAGATTTTCATCCGCGGATTTTGGGGAACACCGAAAACCTACAGTGGTCCGAAACGTCACCTGATGAAACAATTACTTGCACCGGCGCTCGTGTTGGTTGCGATTACCGTTTTGTACGGTGTCGGGACGGAAGCGGTCCGACCGTTCATCGCGCAAGCGGTCGATCCACTTGTCGATCCCTCAATCTATATTCAAGCTGTACTGAAGGAGGATTAA
- a CDS encoding Na(+)/H(+) antiporter subunit B: MKNPIKKHTNDVILESATTFITFIIFLFAVYLFFAGHYTPGGGFVGGLVTASALVLILLAFDIKTLRQILPVDYKQMTAIGMLISVLTASGALLFNKPFFTHAHDYFNLPLFGKTSLHTAMLFDLGVYLVVVGVTMTIIQTIGESD, from the coding sequence ATGAAAAATCCGATCAAAAAACATACGAATGATGTCATCTTGGAATCTGCCACGACATTCATTACGTTCATCATCTTTTTGTTTGCCGTCTACCTGTTCTTTGCCGGTCATTACACACCGGGCGGCGGCTTCGTCGGCGGTCTTGTGACAGCTTCCGCGCTCGTCTTGATTTTGCTTGCCTTTGATATTAAGACGCTTCGGCAAATCCTGCCCGTCGATTATAAACAGATGACCGCCATCGGGATGTTGATTTCCGTCCTGACGGCGTCAGGTGCCCTGTTGTTCAACAAACCATTTTTTACACATGCCCACGACTATTTCAATTTACCGTTGTTCGGAAAAACGTCTTTACACACGGCAATGCTGTTCGATTTAGGGGTGTATCTTGTCGTCGTCGGTGTGACGATGACGATTATTCAAACGATTGGGGAGAGTGATTAA
- a CDS encoding glycoside hydrolase family 13 protein encodes MNKAAVFHRALSPYVYTYDRDTVHIRLMSARGDADRVELIHGDPYEWDAEKEEDRDWNFDPNKEKFWKTATAEMTFAGSDATHDFWFIAIQPKKKRVRYGFRVHASGESAVYTERGWYDEVPLDHPGYYFAVPYMNAVDVFDAPAWVKDTVWYQIFPDRFANGDLTNDRPDTTPWGAEAPAFDNHFGGDFQGVIDHIDYLKALGITGIYFCPVFVAPSNHKYDTLDYLRLDPSFGTEEKFREMVQLLHQNGIRILLDAVFNHVSVDHPAFQDVLAHGKKSQYANWFMIDSFPVQSTPVPNYEVFAFESNMPKLNTAHPDVKDYLLKVGRYWVEEFEVDGWRLDVASEVDHAFWREFRREVRAANPEAYIVGECWTDSQGWLLGDQFDAVMNYGLTEAFLTFFATNESVASEFSHAVVRNLNSNTMNVNEVMFNLIDSHDTPRALTRANGDRNRMKLLMLSLLTFTGSPVIYYGDEIGLTGGQDPDNRKCMVWDPAEQDTELLAYITRLVDLRKQHPGLANASGYQFEQLNDASASFLIRRQSGEATYLILFNNGLEDVHFDLTEPTVDLIDGQRYTKSVTVGGVSGKILQLEQV; translated from the coding sequence ATGAATAAAGCAGCTGTGTTTCACCGTGCCCTGTCTCCGTATGTCTATACGTACGATCGAGATACGGTTCATATCCGCCTAATGTCGGCAAGGGGAGACGCGGATCGTGTCGAATTGATTCACGGGGATCCTTATGAATGGGATGCGGAAAAAGAAGAAGATCGGGATTGGAACTTTGACCCGAATAAAGAAAAATTTTGGAAAACGGCTACTGCAGAGATGACGTTCGCGGGATCGGATGCGACACACGATTTTTGGTTTATCGCGATTCAGCCGAAAAAGAAGCGGGTCCGTTACGGTTTCAGAGTTCATGCAAGCGGTGAATCCGCCGTTTACACCGAACGTGGATGGTACGATGAGGTGCCGCTTGATCACCCGGGCTACTATTTTGCCGTTCCGTATATGAATGCGGTTGACGTATTTGACGCTCCGGCGTGGGTGAAAGATACAGTCTGGTATCAAATTTTTCCGGATCGGTTCGCGAACGGGGATTTAACGAATGATCGTCCGGACACGACTCCGTGGGGAGCAGAGGCACCAGCCTTTGATAATCATTTCGGAGGCGATTTTCAAGGGGTGATTGATCATATCGATTACTTAAAAGCACTCGGTATTACCGGCATTTATTTTTGTCCGGTCTTTGTTGCACCGTCTAACCATAAATACGATACCCTGGATTATTTACGTCTCGACCCGAGTTTCGGGACAGAAGAAAAGTTTCGGGAAATGGTTCAATTGCTTCATCAAAATGGCATTCGGATTTTACTGGATGCGGTCTTTAATCACGTCAGTGTCGATCATCCGGCATTTCAAGACGTTTTAGCTCATGGGAAAAAGTCGCAGTATGCAAATTGGTTTATGATTGATTCATTCCCGGTCCAATCGACACCTGTACCGAACTATGAAGTGTTTGCTTTTGAAAGCAATATGCCGAAACTCAATACGGCGCACCCGGATGTAAAAGATTATTTATTAAAAGTAGGCCGTTACTGGGTAGAAGAGTTCGAGGTCGATGGATGGCGACTGGACGTCGCGAGTGAAGTGGACCATGCTTTTTGGCGCGAATTCCGACGGGAAGTGCGGGCTGCCAATCCGGAAGCATATATTGTCGGGGAGTGTTGGACGGATTCGCAAGGGTGGCTGCTCGGTGATCAGTTTGATGCTGTCATGAACTACGGATTGACGGAAGCCTTTTTAACATTTTTTGCGACGAACGAGAGTGTTGCCTCTGAATTCAGTCATGCTGTCGTAAGGAATTTAAACAGTAACACAATGAATGTCAACGAAGTGATGTTTAACTTAATTGATTCCCACGATACACCTCGTGCCTTAACACGGGCAAACGGAGACCGGAATCGGATGAAATTATTGATGTTATCGCTGTTGACGTTCACGGGAAGTCCGGTCATCTACTATGGCGATGAGATTGGCTTGACGGGTGGTCAGGATCCGGATAACCGGAAGTGTATGGTCTGGGATCCAGCCGAACAAGATACGGAGCTCTTGGCGTATATTACACGGTTGGTTGATTTAAGGAAGCAACATCCGGGGCTTGCCAATGCCAGCGGCTATCAGTTCGAACAATTGAATGACGCGTCGGCAAGTTTCCTCATTCGTCGTCAGTCTGGTGAAGCGACTTATCTGATTTTGTTTAACAATGGTTTGGAAGACGTCCATTTTGATTTGACGGAACCAACCGTTGATTTGATTGACGGACAACGTTATACAAAATCGGTCACTGTAGGCGGGGTGTCCGGGAAAATTCTCCAATTAGAACAAGTATAA
- a CDS encoding Na(+)/H(+) antiporter subunit C yields the protein MEIIMAIAAGILTMCAVYLILSKSILRIIIGTGLLSHAAHLLVMTMGGLKTGAAPVIKDGVTQYTDPLPQALVLTAIVISFGVTAFFLVLAYRAYQELGTDNLEEMKGTDTHD from the coding sequence ATGGAAATCATCATGGCGATTGCTGCAGGCATCCTGACGATGTGTGCCGTTTATCTCATTCTTTCAAAAAGTATCTTACGGATCATCATTGGAACCGGCCTACTCAGTCACGCCGCTCATTTGCTCGTCATGACGATGGGCGGTCTGAAGACAGGTGCCGCTCCCGTCATCAAAGACGGTGTCACCCAGTATACGGACCCACTACCGCAAGCACTCGTCTTGACGGCCATCGTCATCAGCTTTGGGGTGACCGCATTTTTCCTCGTACTTGCTTATCGGGCTTATCAGGAACTAGGAACAGATAATCTGGAGGAAATGAAAGGAACCGATACGCATGATTAA
- a CDS encoding Na+/H+ antiporter subunit A, whose translation MSLLHLAILLPLLVSLFIPLLYKKIRTVHTGWFVLLVPLTLVAYFSQFLSQTMAGKTVVATMKWIPSLDINFIAYVDGLGLLFALLITGIGSLVVLYSIYYLDAKKEALHNFYVYLLLFMTAMLGIVLSDNMIVMYLFWELTSISSFLLIGYWYERERSRYGAQKSMLITVFGGLSMLGGISLLSLLSGSFSIRESLATVGTYSNDPLFTVSLVLFLLAAFTKSAQFPFHIWLPDAMEAPTPVSAYLHSATMVKAGLYLVARMSPIFAETPLWFYLVSSVGMFTLFWGSLNAVKQVDLKAILAYSTISQLGLIMSLLGLGAAALQVEALPDSLYTAATVAAVFHLINHATFKGSLFMMAGIVDHETGTRDIRKLGGLSQLMPVTFTIATIGTLSMAGVPPFNGFLSKEMFLTGVLEVSESGLFHLDTFGLLFPFVAVIGSIFTFVYSILIVYRTFLGPRQIDKLPKKPHEAPIGMLIPPLFLVSLVVLIGLFPNLLSNTLIRPAAEAILPKVVASGGSIPVEIKLWHGFNLELFLTVLIISVGTILFLTLPKWRSLYHRMPKQISLNHQYDTLLRRGERTSSAIHDTVMTGYMRSYLVYIFGFIVVLVLSSLYFLDAFRFDVNPLSTVHTYEVVLVLVLVGSALSITFARSRLTSIILLGVVGYTVALFFVLFRAPDLALTQLVIETVSVALFLLVFYHMPEISRKEERIKFKLGNAAISALVGLSVTLVALASLSQRSFASIAQYYIDNVADLAAGGNMVNVILVDFRGFDTLFEISVLAIAGLGIYAMINFRKTGGIDK comes from the coding sequence GTGTCATTGCTTCATTTGGCAATCTTGTTGCCGTTACTTGTAAGTCTCTTCATTCCATTACTGTATAAAAAGATTCGAACGGTGCACACAGGCTGGTTCGTCCTGCTTGTTCCACTGACGCTCGTTGCTTACTTCAGTCAGTTCCTCAGCCAGACGATGGCCGGAAAGACAGTAGTCGCGACGATGAAATGGATTCCTTCACTCGATATCAACTTTATCGCTTACGTCGACGGTCTTGGTTTGTTGTTTGCGTTGTTGATTACCGGCATCGGTTCGCTCGTCGTGCTGTATTCCATCTATTATCTCGATGCCAAAAAAGAAGCCCTTCATAATTTTTATGTCTACCTGCTTCTCTTCATGACGGCGATGCTCGGAATCGTCTTATCCGACAACATGATCGTCATGTATCTGTTCTGGGAATTGACATCGATTTCGTCCTTCCTCTTGATCGGTTATTGGTACGAACGCGAACGCTCCCGTTACGGCGCCCAAAAGTCGATGCTCATCACCGTTTTCGGTGGTTTGTCGATGCTTGGCGGGATTTCCCTGCTGTCACTGCTGTCCGGTTCGTTTAGTATCCGGGAATCACTGGCAACGGTCGGAACCTATTCAAATGATCCGCTTTTCACCGTGTCGCTTGTCCTGTTTTTACTGGCAGCTTTTACAAAATCGGCTCAGTTCCCGTTTCATATCTGGTTACCGGATGCGATGGAGGCTCCGACCCCGGTCAGTGCTTACCTGCATTCGGCAACGATGGTCAAAGCCGGACTCTATCTCGTGGCCCGGATGAGTCCAATCTTTGCTGAAACACCGCTCTGGTTTTATCTGGTTTCGTCTGTCGGAATGTTCACACTCTTCTGGGGATCATTGAATGCCGTCAAACAGGTCGATTTAAAAGCCATTTTAGCGTATTCCACCATTTCACAACTCGGTCTGATCATGTCATTGCTCGGACTCGGAGCTGCTGCGTTACAAGTCGAAGCCTTACCGGATAGTCTCTATACAGCCGCAACGGTCGCAGCGGTCTTCCACCTGATCAACCATGCTACCTTTAAAGGCAGTCTCTTTATGATGGCAGGAATCGTCGATCACGAAACCGGTACACGTGATATTCGAAAACTTGGCGGTTTATCACAACTGATGCCGGTGACGTTTACGATTGCGACGATCGGGACGTTATCGATGGCGGGTGTGCCGCCGTTCAATGGTTTCTTAAGTAAGGAAATGTTTTTGACCGGTGTGCTCGAAGTATCGGAGTCAGGATTATTCCATCTGGATACATTCGGTCTCTTGTTCCCTTTCGTTGCGGTCATCGGTAGCATCTTTACGTTTGTCTACAGTATCTTAATTGTTTACCGGACGTTCCTCGGTCCAAGACAAATCGACAAGTTGCCGAAAAAACCGCATGAAGCACCGATTGGCATGTTGATTCCGCCACTCTTCCTCGTTTCATTGGTTGTCTTGATCGGCTTGTTCCCGAACCTGTTATCGAATACGTTGATTCGTCCGGCTGCTGAAGCGATTTTACCGAAGGTGGTGGCAAGCGGTGGATCGATTCCGGTTGAAATCAAGCTCTGGCACGGGTTCAACTTGGAACTGTTTTTAACCGTTCTGATCATCTCAGTCGGTACGATTTTATTCCTGACCTTACCGAAATGGCGTTCGCTGTATCATCGGATGCCAAAACAGATTTCACTCAACCATCAGTATGACACCTTATTGCGTCGGGGTGAGCGAACTTCATCTGCTATCCACGATACCGTCATGACCGGCTACATGCGGTCTTACTTGGTCTACATCTTCGGTTTCATCGTCGTCTTGGTTTTATCGAGTCTCTATTTCCTTGATGCCTTCCGGTTTGATGTGAATCCACTCAGTACGGTTCACACCTATGAAGTCGTCTTAGTCCTCGTCCTCGTCGGGAGCGCCTTATCGATTACATTTGCTCGGTCCCGTTTGACATCAATCATTCTGCTTGGTGTCGTCGGATATACGGTCGCCCTGTTCTTCGTCTTATTCCGGGCACCGGACTTGGCCTTGACGCAACTCGTCATCGAAACGGTATCCGTCGCCCTGTTCCTGCTTGTGTTTTATCATATGCCGGAAATCAGCCGGAAAGAGGAACGAATTAAGTTTAAACTCGGCAATGCCGCCATCTCGGCACTCGTCGGGTTAAGCGTCACGTTGGTCGCACTCGCTTCGCTCAGCCAACGCTCATTCGCTTCGATTGCCCAGTATTACATCGACAACGTGGCTGACTTAGCCGCTGGTGGTAACATGGTCAACGTCATCCTCGTCGACTTCCGTGGTTTTGATACGTTGTTCGAGATTAGTGTACTAGCAATTGCCGGTCTTGGTATTTACGCGATGATTAATTTCCGGAAGACAGGAGGAATCGACAAATGA
- a CDS encoding YebC/PmpR family DNA-binding transcriptional regulator has product MGRKWNNIKEKKASKDKNTSRVYAKFGREIYVAAKQGEPDPESNQALKVVLERAKTYSVPRAIVDRAIEKAKGGAEENFDVLRYEGFGPSGSMVIVETLTNNVNRTASDVRAAFGKNGGNMGVSGSVAYMFDATAIFAFEGKTADDVLELMMEADIDVRDILEEEESVIIYAEPEQFHAVQETLKEAGITDFSVAELVMLAQNEVTLSDEDVQQFEKMIDALEDLEDVQQVYHNVEL; this is encoded by the coding sequence ATGGGTCGTAAATGGAATAACATTAAAGAAAAAAAGGCGTCGAAAGACAAAAATACAAGTCGCGTCTATGCGAAGTTTGGCCGGGAGATTTATGTTGCCGCTAAACAAGGCGAGCCGGATCCTGAATCAAACCAGGCGTTAAAGGTGGTTCTCGAGCGCGCTAAGACGTACAGTGTCCCCCGCGCCATCGTCGATCGTGCCATCGAAAAAGCAAAAGGCGGCGCGGAAGAAAACTTTGACGTTTTACGTTACGAAGGATTTGGACCAAGCGGGTCAATGGTCATCGTCGAGACACTGACAAACAACGTTAATCGGACAGCTTCAGACGTTCGGGCCGCTTTTGGTAAAAACGGCGGAAACATGGGCGTCAGCGGATCGGTCGCTTACATGTTTGATGCGACAGCCATCTTTGCTTTTGAAGGTAAAACAGCAGACGATGTTCTTGAACTGATGATGGAAGCGGACATCGATGTCCGTGATATTTTGGAAGAAGAAGAGTCTGTTATCATTTACGCTGAACCGGAACAGTTCCATGCCGTTCAAGAAACGCTGAAAGAGGCAGGAATCACTGACTTCTCAGTCGCTGAACTGGTCATGCTCGCACAAAACGAAGTGACGTTATCTGACGAAGACGTCCAACAGTTCGAAAAAATGATTGATGCGTTGGAAGACTTGGAAGATGTGCAACAAGTCTATCATAACGTCGAACTTTGA